The following are encoded together in the Mycolicibacterium arabiense genome:
- a CDS encoding P1 family peptidase — translation MTGSGFGSITDVAGIMVGHHHRLDDDATLGSGWATGTTVVLTPPGTVGAVDVRGGAPGTRETDLLHPSNSVRYVDAVMLTGGSAFGLAAADGLMQWLETRERGVALDGGLVPIVPAAVIFDLPVGGWQCRPTAEFGERAAEAAGPSVAVGTVGAGVGARAGALKGGLGTASMRLDDIGVTVGAIVAVNSAGNVADPRTGLPWMVEYAREFGLVPPPPEEVDAFRERDAELSPFNTTIAVVATDALLSPAACHRMAVAAQDGLARTIRPVHTPLDGDSVFALATGAIEVEPASDTPAAMSPETKLTAAVGAAAADCLARAVMVGVLAAEAVAGIPTYRDMLPGAFGE, via the coding sequence ATGACCGGTTCGGGGTTCGGCTCGATCACCGACGTCGCGGGCATCATGGTCGGCCACCACCACCGGCTCGACGACGACGCCACGCTCGGCTCCGGCTGGGCCACCGGCACCACCGTGGTGCTCACTCCGCCGGGAACGGTCGGCGCCGTCGACGTGCGCGGCGGTGCGCCGGGCACGCGGGAGACCGATCTGCTCCACCCGTCCAACAGCGTGCGCTACGTGGACGCGGTGATGCTGACCGGCGGTAGCGCGTTCGGACTTGCCGCGGCCGACGGCCTCATGCAGTGGCTCGAGACCCGCGAGCGGGGTGTCGCACTCGACGGCGGTCTCGTGCCGATCGTGCCCGCGGCGGTGATCTTCGACCTGCCCGTCGGCGGCTGGCAGTGCAGGCCGACCGCCGAGTTCGGCGAGCGGGCCGCCGAGGCCGCGGGGCCGTCCGTCGCGGTCGGAACCGTAGGGGCCGGGGTCGGCGCCCGCGCAGGCGCGCTCAAGGGTGGTCTCGGCACGGCGTCGATGCGACTCGACGACATCGGCGTCACCGTCGGTGCGATCGTCGCAGTCAACTCGGCGGGCAACGTCGCCGATCCGCGCACGGGCCTGCCGTGGATGGTCGAGTACGCGCGGGAGTTCGGCCTCGTCCCGCCGCCGCCCGAGGAGGTCGACGCCTTCCGCGAGCGCGACGCCGAACTGTCGCCCTTCAACACCACGATCGCCGTCGTCGCGACCGACGCACTGCTCAGCCCCGCCGCATGTCACCGCATGGCCGTGGCCGCCCAGGACGGCCTCGCCCGCACGATCCGGCCGGTGCACACGCCACTCGACGGTGACTCGGTGTTCGCGCTGGCGACCGGCGCCATCGAGGTCGAGCCCGCGAGCGACACCCCGGCCGCGATGTCGCCGGAGACCAAGCTGACCGCCGCCGTCGGCGCCGCGGCGGCCGACTGTCTGGCCCGTGCGGTCATGGTCGGCGTGCTCGCCGCCGAGGCGGTGGCAGGAATACCCACCTACCGTGACATGTTGCCCGGAGCGTTCGGCGAGTGA
- a CDS encoding Mov34/MPN/PAD-1 family protein, with amino-acid sequence MLVIRSDLVDAMVAHARADHPDEACGIVAGPDGSDRPERFVAMLNAERSPTFYRFDSAEQLKVWRAMDEADEVPVVIYHSHTGTEAYPSRTDISFASEPDAHYVLISTRDPEVHELRSYRIVEGVVTEEPVTVVDRY; translated from the coding sequence GTGCTGGTGATCCGTAGCGATCTGGTGGACGCCATGGTGGCCCATGCCCGCGCCGACCACCCCGACGAGGCCTGCGGCATCGTCGCCGGGCCGGACGGCTCGGACCGGCCGGAACGGTTCGTCGCCATGCTCAACGCCGAGCGGTCGCCCACCTTCTACCGCTTCGACTCCGCCGAGCAGCTCAAGGTGTGGCGCGCGATGGACGAGGCCGACGAGGTGCCCGTCGTCATCTACCACTCCCACACCGGCACCGAGGCGTACCCGAGCCGTACCGACATCTCGTTCGCCTCCGAACCCGACGCCCACTACGTGCTGATCTCCACTCGTGACCCCGAGGTTCACGAACTCCGCAGCTACCGCATCGTCGAGGGCGTCGTCACCGAAGAGCCGGTCACGGTCGTCGACCGGTACTGA
- a CDS encoding MoaD/ThiS family protein, which produces MTVSVSIPTILRTHTGGEKRVSASGDTLKAVIDDLEANYSGITEKLVDAERPGKLHRFVNIYVNDEDVRFSGGLDTTISDGDSVTILPAVAGGAVGG; this is translated from the coding sequence ATGACCGTCAGCGTGTCGATCCCGACCATCCTGCGCACCCACACCGGCGGGGAGAAGCGCGTGAGCGCCTCCGGTGACACCCTCAAGGCCGTCATCGACGACCTCGAGGCCAACTACTCCGGCATCACCGAAAAGCTGGTCGACGCGGAAAGGCCCGGCAAGCTGCATCGCTTCGTCAACATCTACGTCAACGACGAGGACGTGCGCTTCTCTGGCGGTCTGGACACCACGATCTCCGACGGCGACTCGGTGACGATCCTGCCCGCCGTCGCGGGCGGGGCAGTCGGCGGCTGA
- a CDS encoding PLP-dependent cysteine synthase family protein, which yields MARFDSLLQALGNTPLVGLQRLSPQWEDTDTAPHVRLWAKLEDRNPTGSIKDRPALRMIERAERDGLLPAGATILEPTSGNTGISLAMACLLKGYHLICVMPENTSIERRQLLELYGAKIIFSPAEGGSNTAVATAKELAAEHPEWVMLYQYGNPANAEAHYHGTGPELLADLPEITHFVAGLGTTGTLMGAGRFLRERVPGVQIVAAEPRYGEGVYALRNIDEGFIPELYDPDVLTTRYSVGAFEAIRRTREIVEVEGIFAGISTGAILHAALGMAAKAVKAGERADIAFTVCDAGWKYLSTGAYAGSLDDAEDALEGQLWA from the coding sequence GTGGCCCGGTTCGACTCACTGCTGCAGGCCCTCGGCAACACCCCGCTGGTCGGGCTGCAGCGGCTCTCCCCGCAGTGGGAGGACACCGACACCGCGCCGCACGTGCGGCTGTGGGCCAAGCTCGAGGACCGCAACCCCACCGGGTCCATCAAGGACCGGCCTGCACTGCGGATGATCGAGCGGGCCGAACGGGACGGGCTGCTACCCGCGGGCGCCACGATCCTCGAGCCGACGAGTGGCAACACCGGCATCTCGCTGGCGATGGCGTGCCTGCTGAAGGGCTACCACCTGATCTGCGTCATGCCCGAGAACACGTCGATCGAGCGGCGCCAGCTGCTCGAGCTGTACGGCGCGAAGATCATCTTCTCGCCCGCCGAGGGCGGCTCGAACACCGCGGTGGCGACCGCCAAGGAGCTGGCCGCCGAACACCCCGAGTGGGTGATGCTCTACCAGTACGGCAACCCCGCCAACGCCGAGGCGCACTACCACGGCACCGGTCCCGAACTGCTGGCCGACCTGCCCGAGATCACCCACTTCGTGGCGGGTCTCGGAACCACCGGGACGTTGATGGGGGCGGGGCGATTCCTGCGCGAGCGCGTCCCCGGCGTGCAGATCGTCGCGGCCGAGCCGCGCTACGGCGAAGGCGTGTACGCCCTGCGCAACATCGACGAGGGCTTCATCCCCGAGCTGTACGACCCGGACGTGCTGACCACCCGCTACTCCGTCGGTGCGTTCGAGGCCATTCGGCGCACCCGCGAGATCGTCGAGGTGGAGGGCATCTTCGCCGGCATCTCGACCGGCGCGATCCTGCACGCCGCGCTGGGGATGGCCGCGAAGGCGGTGAAGGCGGGCGAGCGGGCGGACATCGCGTTCACCGTCTGCGACGCCGGTTGGAAGTACCTGTCGACCGGTGCGTACGCCGGTAGCCTGGACGACGCCGAGGACGCGTTGGAAGGGCAGCTATGGGCATGA
- a CDS encoding rhomboid family intramembrane serine protease produces MGMTAPNPAAPSGSGRRPAWVVGAATVVTFVALLYLVEIWDNLTGHRLDYNGIRPLETDGLWGVVFAPLLHSNWQHLVANTGPALVLGFLMTLAGMSRFVYATAIIWILGGLGTWLIGNVGAPPGVETNHIGASGLIFGWLTFLIVFGFFTRKAWEIVVGVIVLFVYGGVLLGVLPGTFGVSWQGHLCGAIAGVVAAYVLSGPERTARERRRGGVAPQLGR; encoded by the coding sequence ATGGGCATGACCGCACCGAATCCCGCAGCGCCGTCCGGTTCCGGCAGGCGCCCCGCCTGGGTGGTGGGCGCCGCGACGGTCGTGACGTTCGTCGCGCTGCTGTACCTCGTCGAGATTTGGGACAACCTCACCGGACACCGGTTGGACTACAACGGGATTCGGCCGCTCGAGACCGACGGCCTGTGGGGTGTCGTCTTCGCCCCGCTGCTGCACTCGAACTGGCAACACCTGGTCGCCAACACCGGTCCGGCCCTGGTGCTCGGCTTCCTGATGACGCTGGCAGGCATGTCGCGCTTCGTGTACGCCACGGCGATCATCTGGATTCTCGGCGGGCTCGGCACGTGGCTGATCGGGAACGTCGGTGCGCCTCCTGGAGTGGAGACCAACCACATCGGCGCCTCGGGCCTGATCTTCGGGTGGTTGACGTTTCTGATCGTCTTCGGCTTCTTCACGCGCAAGGCATGGGAGATCGTCGTCGGCGTCATCGTGCTGTTCGTCTACGGCGGTGTGTTGCTGGGCGTGCTGCCCGGCACGTTCGGGGTCTCGTGGCAGGGCCACCTGTGCGGAGCGATCGCGGGTGTGGTCGCGGCCTACGTGCTCTCCGGTCCCGAGCGGACGGCGCGGGAGCGGCGCAGGGGCGGCGTGGCACCCCAACTCGGCCGCTGA
- a CDS encoding cyclic nucleotide-degrading phosphodiesterase, which produces MSVRITVLGCSGSVTGPDSPASGYLLTAPDTPPLVLDFGGGVLGALQRHADPGTVGVLLSHLHADHCLDLPGLFVWRRYHPTPPKGRALMYGPEATWARLGAASSPEGREIDDFTDVFDLRRWTDGEHVQIGALDVLPRLLCHPTESYGMRFTDPSGATFVYSGDTGYCDALIELASGADVFLCEASWTDSPDRPPKLHLSGAEAGRAAAKAGVRELLLTHIPPWTSREDVIGEAKAEFDGPVHAVVCDESYDVTRS; this is translated from the coding sequence GTGAGCGTGCGAATCACCGTTCTGGGATGCTCCGGGAGTGTGACGGGGCCTGATTCGCCTGCCTCGGGATATCTGTTGACCGCGCCCGACACGCCACCACTGGTCCTCGACTTCGGCGGCGGCGTCCTCGGCGCCCTGCAGCGGCACGCCGATCCCGGCACCGTCGGGGTCCTGCTCTCGCACCTGCACGCCGACCACTGCCTCGACCTTCCCGGCCTATTCGTGTGGCGGCGGTACCACCCGACCCCGCCGAAGGGGCGCGCGCTCATGTACGGGCCGGAGGCGACGTGGGCCCGCCTCGGCGCCGCATCGTCGCCCGAGGGCCGCGAGATCGACGACTTCACCGACGTGTTCGATCTCCGCCGGTGGACCGACGGCGAGCACGTCCAGATCGGCGCGCTCGACGTCCTACCCCGGCTGCTGTGCCACCCGACAGAGTCCTACGGCATGCGCTTCACCGACCCGTCCGGTGCCACGTTCGTCTACAGCGGCGACACCGGATACTGCGACGCGCTGATCGAACTGGCCAGCGGCGCGGACGTCTTCCTGTGCGAGGCGTCGTGGACCGATTCGCCCGACCGTCCGCCGAAGCTGCACCTCTCCGGCGCCGAGGCAGGCCGCGCCGCCGCCAAAGCCGGTGTCCGCGAACTGCTGTTGACCCACATCCCGCCGTGGACCTCGCGTGAGGACGTCATCGGCGAGGCGAAGGCCGAGTTCGACGGGCCGGTGCACGCCGTGGTGTGCGACGAGTCCTACGACGTCACGCGCTCCTGA
- the rph gene encoding ribonuclease PH — protein MSRREDGRLDDELRPVTITRGFTNHPAGSVLVEFGQTRVMCTASVTDGVPRWRKGSGQGWLTAEYAMLPAATHDRSDRESVKGRVGGRTQEISRLIGRSLRACIDLGALGENTIALDCDVLQADGGTRTAAITGAYVALSDAVTYLAAAQKLSDPRPLSCAIAAVSVGVVDGRVRVDLPYSEDSRAEVDMNVVATDTGTLVEIQGTGEGATFPRSTLDKMLDAAMASCEQLFAVQNAALELPYPGVLPEPTGPTKKAFGS, from the coding sequence GTGTCCAGACGAGAAGACGGCCGCCTCGACGACGAGTTGCGCCCGGTGACGATCACCCGCGGTTTCACCAATCACCCCGCCGGGTCCGTGCTGGTGGAGTTCGGTCAGACCCGCGTCATGTGCACCGCCAGCGTCACCGACGGCGTGCCGCGATGGCGCAAGGGTTCGGGCCAGGGCTGGCTGACCGCCGAGTACGCGATGCTGCCCGCGGCCACCCACGACCGCTCGGACCGTGAGTCGGTCAAGGGTCGCGTCGGCGGCCGTACGCAGGAGATCAGCCGCCTCATCGGCCGGTCGCTGCGGGCGTGCATCGACCTCGGGGCGCTCGGCGAGAACACCATCGCCCTCGACTGCGACGTACTCCAGGCCGACGGCGGAACCCGGACCGCGGCGATCACCGGCGCCTACGTCGCTCTCTCCGACGCCGTGACCTACCTGGCCGCGGCTCAGAAGCTCTCCGACCCGCGGCCGCTGTCGTGCGCGATCGCGGCGGTGTCCGTCGGCGTCGTCGACGGCCGCGTGCGGGTCGACCTGCCGTACTCCGAGGATTCGCGCGCCGAGGTCGACATGAACGTCGTCGCGACCGACACCGGCACGCTGGTCGAGATCCAGGGCACGGGCGAAGGCGCCACGTTCCCCCGCTCCACGCTGGACAAGATGCTCGACGCGGCCATGGCCTCGTGCGAGCAGTTGTTCGCGGTGCAGAACGCCGCGCTGGAACTGCCGTACCCCGGTGTGCTCCCGGAGCCGACGGGCCCGACGAAGAAGGCCTTCGGAAGCTGA
- the rdgB gene encoding RdgB/HAM1 family non-canonical purine NTP pyrophosphatase, with translation MTDLLVATRNAKKLAELHRVLDAAGVTGLRLLSLNDVPAFDEAPETGATFEENALAKARDAFRATGLPSVADDSGIAVDALNGMPGVLSARWSGVHGDDASNTTLLLGQLKDVPVERRGAAFVSACALAHAGGETVVRGEWPGAVAFEPRGSGGFGYDPVFVPEGSSRSAAELTPEEKDAASHRGRALAQLVPALRALV, from the coding sequence GTGACTGATCTGCTGGTTGCCACGCGCAACGCCAAGAAGCTCGCCGAACTCCACCGCGTACTCGACGCCGCAGGCGTCACCGGCCTGCGGTTGCTGTCGCTGAACGACGTGCCTGCGTTCGACGAGGCACCCGAGACCGGGGCCACGTTCGAGGAGAACGCCCTGGCCAAGGCCCGGGATGCCTTCCGCGCCACCGGATTGCCGTCGGTCGCCGACGACTCCGGTATCGCGGTGGACGCGCTGAACGGGATGCCGGGCGTGTTGTCGGCACGGTGGTCGGGTGTGCACGGCGACGACGCGTCGAACACCACGCTCCTGCTAGGCCAGCTCAAGGACGTGCCCGTGGAACGGCGTGGTGCGGCGTTCGTGTCGGCGTGCGCGCTCGCGCACGCCGGCGGCGAGACCGTGGTGCGAGGCGAGTGGCCGGGTGCGGTCGCGTTCGAGCCGCGCGGCTCCGGCGGCTTCGGCTACGACCCGGTGTTCGTGCCGGAGGGGTCGTCGCGGTCGGCGGCCGAGCTGACCCCGGAGGAGAAGGACGCGGCGTCGCACCGCGGCAGGGCGCTGGCCCAACTGGTGCCCGCACTGCGCGCACTCGTCTGA
- a CDS encoding MFS transporter yields MGRRRSNSAGSSTRPALTARHPAILIAVLSVAGISVSLMQTLIIPLIPELPKLLDASPSDASWAVTATLLTAAVATPVFGRLGDMYGAKPMLITCALMLIGGSLIAAMTTALLPMIVGRALQGFGIPIIPLGISVLRACVPAEKVGSAMGLMSASLGVGGALGLPLSAVIAQHYDWHVLFWFATALGVMALVMFTTLVPHVPSRSDDRLDPIGALLLAAGLVTLLLGISKGQTWGWTSGLTLGMFGSSLVVFAVFGWWELRVPSPTVDLRTTVRRPVLATNVASVAVAFGMFGLSLVAPQILEMPRETGFGLGQSMLATGLWMAPGGLAMMVASPIAARIAAVRGPRFTLVAGAAIISGSYAAGVALLAAPWQIMLLNITVSVGVGFAYASMPALINAAVPMSETAAANGINALARSLGTSISSAVIGAILAGMTVSHAGSQVPSLAGLQTALLVAAAVAGLAAVLALLIPIARPVEPAAVEEAALADLRPRTAP; encoded by the coding sequence GTGGGTCGCCGTCGTTCCAATAGCGCCGGGTCGTCGACTCGGCCTGCGCTCACCGCACGGCACCCGGCCATCCTGATCGCTGTCCTCTCGGTCGCCGGGATCAGCGTCTCCCTGATGCAGACGCTGATCATTCCGCTGATCCCCGAACTGCCGAAGCTGCTGGACGCCAGCCCATCCGACGCGTCCTGGGCCGTCACGGCAACGCTGCTCACCGCCGCGGTCGCCACGCCGGTGTTCGGCAGGCTGGGTGACATGTACGGCGCCAAGCCGATGCTGATCACCTGCGCGCTGATGCTGATCGGCGGTTCGCTGATCGCGGCCATGACGACGGCGCTGCTGCCGATGATCGTCGGGCGGGCGCTGCAAGGCTTCGGCATCCCGATCATCCCGCTCGGCATCAGCGTCCTGCGTGCCTGTGTCCCGGCCGAGAAAGTCGGCAGCGCAATGGGTTTGATGAGCGCCTCGCTCGGCGTCGGCGGTGCGCTCGGACTACCCCTGTCCGCGGTGATCGCGCAGCACTACGACTGGCACGTGCTGTTCTGGTTCGCCACGGCGCTCGGCGTCATGGCGCTGGTCATGTTCACGACACTCGTCCCGCACGTGCCGTCGCGCTCCGACGATCGCCTCGATCCGATCGGTGCCCTGCTGTTGGCCGCCGGGTTGGTGACGCTGCTGCTCGGCATCTCGAAGGGGCAGACCTGGGGGTGGACCAGCGGCCTGACGCTGGGCATGTTCGGTTCGTCGCTCGTCGTCTTCGCGGTCTTCGGGTGGTGGGAGCTACGCGTACCGTCGCCGACCGTCGACCTGCGGACCACGGTGCGCCGACCCGTGCTCGCCACCAACGTGGCGTCGGTCGCCGTGGCGTTCGGCATGTTCGGCCTCTCACTCGTCGCACCGCAGATCCTGGAGATGCCGCGCGAGACCGGCTTCGGACTGGGGCAGTCGATGCTCGCGACGGGGCTGTGGATGGCACCGGGCGGGCTCGCGATGATGGTCGCCTCACCCATCGCGGCGCGGATCGCCGCGGTGCGTGGGCCGCGCTTCACGCTGGTGGCCGGTGCCGCGATCATCTCCGGCTCCTATGCCGCGGGCGTCGCGCTCCTGGCCGCGCCGTGGCAAATCATGCTGCTCAACATCACGGTCTCGGTCGGCGTCGGGTTCGCCTACGCGTCGATGCCCGCGCTGATCAACGCGGCGGTCCCCATGTCGGAGACCGCCGCCGCCAACGGGATCAACGCGCTGGCGCGGTCACTGGGCACGTCGATCTCCAGTGCGGTGATCGGCGCGATCCTCGCCGGAATGACGGTGTCACACGCCGGCTCGCAGGTGCCGTCGCTGGCGGGGCTCCAGACGGCGCTGCTGGTCGCCGCGGCGGTCGCGGGGCTGGCGGCGGTGCTGGCGCTGCTCATCCCGATCGCACGGCCCGTCGAACCCGCGGCGGTGGAGGAGGCGGCGCTGGCCGACCTCAGACCCCGAACTGCGCCTTGA
- a CDS encoding DUF3817 domain-containing protein, with translation MTSPDPEAPAQRPQASDPASQTPNDTIRKALTGYRVLAWVTGVWLIALCYEMVLKYGFGDDSLSWIAVVHGWVYFIYLIFAANLAVKVRWPIGKTIGVLLAGTIPLLGIIVEHFQTKKIKAQFGV, from the coding sequence ATGACCTCACCCGATCCCGAGGCACCCGCGCAGCGCCCCCAGGCGTCCGATCCCGCGTCGCAGACGCCGAACGACACCATCCGCAAGGCGTTGACCGGCTATCGGGTGTTGGCCTGGGTGACGGGCGTGTGGCTCATCGCGCTCTGCTACGAGATGGTGCTGAAGTACGGGTTCGGCGACGACTCGCTCAGCTGGATCGCCGTCGTCCACGGGTGGGTGTACTTCATTTACCTGATCTTCGCGGCGAACCTGGCCGTCAAGGTGCGCTGGCCCATCGGCAAGACCATCGGCGTGCTGCTGGCGGGCACCATACCGCTGCTCGGCATCATCGTCGAGCACTTCCAGACGAAGAAGATCAAGGCGCAGTTCGGGGTCTGA